ACTGCGTTTATGCATGAACGTAATATGATCGTCCGCTATGACGGCGGCGCCGATAAGTACCGTCAGCAATATTTTGGTGAGAAAAGCAAAAAGATGAAAGGCTACGAATACTTCAGGGTCGTGAAAAGCGAGCTGAGATAACCATCTCTCCGCTGGTAAATTCGGGTTGCCAAACTTCAGGATTGCAACGTATCTTCGGGTAACCATTTACCAGCACTAACCATGCATATCCACTATTTTCAACACGTGCCTTTTGAAGGCCTGGCCAGCATTGCAGACTGGATAACCCAGAGAGGGCATACTACCAGCCATACCCGCTGGTATGATGACGATCCCGACACCACCGGCCTGGAAGAAGCGGAGCTGCTGATCATTGTAGGAGGCACCATGGGCGTATATGAACCATATCCGTGGATACCGGCCGAGACGAAGCTCATCCAAAAAGCAATGGACAGCGGAAAGAAAATACTAGGCATATGCCTCGGAGCACAGCTACTGGCCCACGCACTGGGTGCTAATGTATACCCGCAAAAACAACCTGAAATAGGCTGGTTCCCAATAGACATCACGTTCCAGGAACAGGCCGCACCACTGGAAAAAGTGCTGCCTCACCACCTCAACACCTTCCATTTCCATGGCGACACTTTCGATATACCCGCCGGCGCCACCCGCTTCGCCGCATCGGCCGCATGCAGCAACCAGGCGTTCATATACGGCGACCGCATCATCGGACTGCAATTTCATATGGAAATGAACAGCGTGGCCATCCTGGAGATATTGCGCAACTGCTTCAGCGCTTTTAAACACCATGCGCCCTTCGTGCAGCAACCGGAGAAAATAGAACAATACCTGCACCTGGCCAACGAAAATAATCAAACCATGTTCCGGCTGCTGGACTACCTGGCCGGACTATAAATAAAACGACATTATGATCGCTGCTTACGACGTACTGATAATTGGAGGAGGACCCATCGGAATAGCTTGCGGACTGGCCGCAAAAAGAGCAGGGCTCAGCTATGTCATCATCGAAAAAGGTTGCCTCGTCAACTCCCTCTACAACTACCCCCTGTACATGACTTTCTTCTCTACTTCAGAAAGACTGGAAATAGGCGGTATTCCTTTTGTGTCCATCAATCCCAAGCCCTCACGGCCGGAAGCGCTGGAATATTACAGACGTGTGGCCACCTCGGAAGCACTTAATATCAACCTGTTTGAAGAAGTCAGGGAGCTGCAGCCCAATGGCAACGAGTATTTCATCACTACCACCAAAAGCGCGTATCATGCCCGGCATGTGATCATCGCCACCGGTTTCTATGATATCCCCAACCTGCTGAACGTTCCCGGCGAACAGCTGCCTAAAGTGACACACTACTATAAAGACCCGCATTACTACGCTACCCGCAAAGTAGTAGTGGTAGGCGCTCACAACTCTGCCGTAGACGCTGCACTGGAGACCTATCGCAAAGGCGCGCAGGTGACCATGGTAGTCCGGGAAGGAGAGATCGGCAAAAGAGTAAAATACTGGGTCAAACCGGATATCGAAAACAGGATCAAGGAAGGATCTATCAAAGCATATTTCCACTCCACCATCAAAAGCATCGACGAACAATCGGTGACCATCGATACACCGGACGGAGAAGTATCTTTCGCCAACGATTTTGTGATCGCCATGACGGGCTACCAGCCTGATTTCTCACTGTTGCAAAAAGCAGGCATCCAGCTCTCCGACGATGCTAAAAAACTGCCTGTGTACAACCCGCTGACCATGGAAACCAATATGCCGCACATCTATCTGGCCGGCGTAGTCTGTGGCGGCATGGACACACACGTGTGGTTTATCGAAAACTCCCGCGAACACGCAGACAAAATCATACAGTCAATTACGAATTAAGAATTACGAATTACGAATTAAGGGCTGTTTTATGGTGAGATTACTTAGTAACTTTCCCAATAAAACAGCCCTTAATTCGTAATTCGTAATTCGTAATTCCTAATTTGTAATTAGAGTATATTGACCTCCCGTTCCAGTTCCACTCCAAATTTCTCCTGAACGCTATCCACCACCCGTTGAGACAGCGCATAGATCTCACTGCCTTTGGCATGACCATAATTCACCAGCACCAGTGCCTGTTTCGCGTGCACGCCGGCATCGCCTTCACGGTAGCCTTTCCAGCCGCACTGTTCTATCAACCAGCCTGCCGCCAGCTTGAAATGCCCGTCAGCCAACGGATACGCAACAATCTGCGGGAAGGTCGCTTTTAACGCTTCATATTTGGCCGCATCGATAGACGGGTTCTTGAAAAAGCTGCCGGCATTACCGATTTTAGCGGGGTCAGGCAACTTGGATGTCCGGATATTGATCACCGCCTGGCTGATAGCCTGTATGGACAGCTCTTTGATGCCCATACGCTCCAGCTCCTCGTTGATAGCGCCATAGCTGGTATTAAAGCGGGGTGTTTTATTGAGCCGGTAAGTAACGTTCAGAATAGCAAACTGGTTACGGTATTGTTTTTTGAAGACGCTTTCACGATACCCGAACGCACAGTCATTGTTCGTAAAAGTGACAACCCTGCGGTCTGCCAGGTGCAAGGCTTCCAGTGAATGGAACGTGTCTTTTATCTCCACGCCGTAAGCGCCGATATTCTGCATGGGGCTGGCGCCTACATTGCCTGGTATCAGCGACAGGTTTTCCAGACCGGCCATATCGGCGGCCAGGCAGTACTGCACAAAGCCATGCCAGTTCTCGCCGGCGCCGGCTTTCACATATACGTGGTCGTTATCCTCGTCTACCACCTTCATGCCCTTGATTTCATTTTTGAGCATGAGCCCATCAAAATCCTGTGTAAACAGGATGTTGCTGCCACCGCCCAGGATCATCCGGGGCAATCCCTTTACCCGTGGCTCATCCAGCAGGGCCAGCAACGCAGCTTCACTGTCAAACGAAGCGAAATAACGGCTCATTGCCGGGATGCCAAATGTATTATAGGATTGCAGCAACACATTTTCTGATACCATAATAGCTTAACTTTATATAGCAGCAAATATATCAGAAATTGTATGAAAACAGCTATCGTTATCGGAGCAACAGGTCTTACC
The Chitinophaga varians genome window above contains:
- the murB gene encoding UDP-N-acetylmuramate dehydrogenase — translated: MVSENVLLQSYNTFGIPAMSRYFASFDSEAALLALLDEPRVKGLPRMILGGGSNILFTQDFDGLMLKNEIKGMKVVDEDNDHVYVKAGAGENWHGFVQYCLAADMAGLENLSLIPGNVGASPMQNIGAYGVEIKDTFHSLEALHLADRRVVTFTNNDCAFGYRESVFKKQYRNQFAILNVTYRLNKTPRFNTSYGAINEELERMGIKELSIQAISQAVINIRTSKLPDPAKIGNAGSFFKNPSIDAAKYEALKATFPQIVAYPLADGHFKLAAGWLIEQCGWKGYREGDAGVHAKQALVLVNYGHAKGSEIYALSQRVVDSVQEKFGVELEREVNIL
- a CDS encoding YpdA family putative bacillithiol disulfide reductase — its product is MIAAYDVLIIGGGPIGIACGLAAKRAGLSYVIIEKGCLVNSLYNYPLYMTFFSTSERLEIGGIPFVSINPKPSRPEALEYYRRVATSEALNINLFEEVRELQPNGNEYFITTTKSAYHARHVIIATGFYDIPNLLNVPGEQLPKVTHYYKDPHYYATRKVVVVGAHNSAVDAALETYRKGAQVTMVVREGEIGKRVKYWVKPDIENRIKEGSIKAYFHSTIKSIDEQSVTIDTPDGEVSFANDFVIAMTGYQPDFSLLQKAGIQLSDDAKKLPVYNPLTMETNMPHIYLAGVVCGGMDTHVWFIENSREHADKIIQSITN
- a CDS encoding type 1 glutamine amidotransferase; this translates as MHIHYFQHVPFEGLASIADWITQRGHTTSHTRWYDDDPDTTGLEEAELLIIVGGTMGVYEPYPWIPAETKLIQKAMDSGKKILGICLGAQLLAHALGANVYPQKQPEIGWFPIDITFQEQAAPLEKVLPHHLNTFHFHGDTFDIPAGATRFAASAACSNQAFIYGDRIIGLQFHMEMNSVAILEILRNCFSAFKHHAPFVQQPEKIEQYLHLANENNQTMFRLLDYLAGL